A section of the Zavarzinella sp. genome encodes:
- a CDS encoding DUF1549 domain-containing protein, protein MPPAHEGSPFNQVEIDLLRQWILAGAPHPKDEKPEADPRNHWAFQPITRPIVPTFERRDWVRNPIDAFVAKQHEQRGLTPLPEASRAILLRRLSLDLIGLPPTLEELQRVQTDTSEHWYESEVNRLLSSPRHGERWARHWMDIWRYSDWWGLGSQLRNSQKHLWHWRDWIMESLNANISYDEMVRQMIAADELYPNDLKKLRATGYLARNYFLFNRHQWMDETVEHVSKGFLGLTMNCVRCHDHKYDPFPQRAYYQMRAFFEPYHARLEVVPGENDLEKNGIPRVFDAHPETPTYRFVRGDEKNPDQSQSITPGVPNLIAPEMPEIKTVDLPLEAWQPERRAWVTETFLTAARQKLDVAENALNVANEKLKVAKAASKKPAAKTAQSPPAGKVPEPIVVDTFDKLDEKRWQFFGGKWQHSAKRLEQKLDGPTRAVIRLQADVPQDFEATIRFTIMGGSKWRSIGLGFDAAAHPDKDTNSTYHEQFLYVSGAQGEAKIQAAANVAGKWSYPPAPAMRRLPISLNREYTLNVRIRDRLLNVTLNGEVVLTCTTPAARQNGAMQISTFDALVAIHEFRLAPLDPSIKLQHL, encoded by the coding sequence ATGCCGCCAGCACATGAAGGTTCTCCATTCAATCAAGTTGAAATCGACCTGCTACGGCAATGGATTCTCGCAGGTGCCCCACATCCCAAAGATGAGAAACCAGAAGCCGACCCAAGAAATCACTGGGCATTTCAGCCGATTACGCGTCCAATTGTGCCCACCTTCGAACGCAGGGATTGGGTGCGTAATCCGATTGACGCCTTCGTGGCCAAACAGCACGAACAACGTGGCTTGACCCCACTACCTGAAGCATCTCGTGCGATTCTTTTACGCCGACTGTCTCTGGACTTGATTGGCCTGCCACCCACATTGGAAGAATTGCAGCGGGTTCAGACTGATACAAGTGAGCATTGGTATGAAAGCGAAGTCAATCGCCTATTAAGTAGCCCCCGACATGGAGAGCGCTGGGCTCGACACTGGATGGATATCTGGCGCTATAGTGATTGGTGGGGGTTGGGGAGCCAGTTGCGCAACAGCCAGAAGCATCTTTGGCACTGGCGAGACTGGATCATGGAATCGCTGAACGCAAATATTTCTTACGATGAAATGGTTCGACAGATGATAGCTGCCGATGAATTATACCCCAACGACCTGAAAAAATTACGGGCAACAGGCTATCTGGCACGCAATTATTTTCTGTTCAATCGGCACCAGTGGATGGATGAAACGGTGGAGCATGTCAGTAAGGGTTTTCTGGGCCTGACAATGAACTGTGTCCGCTGCCACGACCACAAATACGATCCATTCCCACAACGGGCATATTACCAGATGCGAGCCTTCTTTGAGCCATACCATGCCCGCCTGGAAGTCGTCCCTGGCGAAAACGATTTGGAGAAGAATGGCATCCCTCGAGTGTTCGATGCCCACCCGGAAACACCCACCTACCGGTTCGTGCGTGGGGATGAAAAAAATCCTGATCAGTCGCAATCGATTACTCCGGGCGTACCCAACCTGATTGCACCTGAAATGCCGGAAATCAAAACAGTTGATCTGCCCTTGGAAGCGTGGCAACCAGAACGGCGTGCCTGGGTAACAGAAACATTCCTTACCGCTGCTCGGCAAAAACTGGACGTAGCAGAAAATGCACTGAATGTGGCCAACGAAAAACTGAAAGTTGCGAAAGCAGCCAGTAAAAAGCCCGCTGCAAAAACTGCTCAATCCCCACCAGCGGGAAAAGTCCCAGAACCAATTGTGGTTGATACTTTTGACAAACTTGATGAGAAACGTTGGCAATTTTTCGGAGGAAAATGGCAGCATTCAGCCAAACGGCTGGAGCAAAAACTAGATGGCCCCACCCGTGCAGTCATTCGCCTGCAGGCGGATGTACCACAGGATTTTGAAGCCACAATTCGGTTCACCATAATGGGGGGCAGTAAATGGCGAAGTATCGGTTTAGGATTTGATGCTGCTGCCCACCCTGACAAAGACACGAACAGCACTTACCACGAACAATTTCTTTACGTCAGTGGGGCACAGGGTGAAGCGAAAATTCAGGCTGCCGCCAATGTAGCTGGTAAATGGAGCTACCCACCCGCACCAGCAATGCGCCGACTACCGATTTCATTAAATCGAGAATATACGTTGAATGTTCGAATTCGAGACCGATTGCTCAATGTCACTCTGAATGGAGAAGTAGTTCTCACCTGCACCACACCAGCAGCACGGCAAAATGGTGCCATGCAGATTTCGACTTTTGATGCACTGGTTGCCATTCACGAGTTCCGATTGGCACCACTCGATCCATCGATCAAATTACAGCATTTGTAG
- a CDS encoding c-type cytochrome domain-containing protein, whose amino-acid sequence MRYHFLVISFLVLTGTLRAAEIDYLKQVKPLLTRCYACHGALKQNGKLRLDTADLAIKGYLRPSGGAWKTC is encoded by the coding sequence GTGCGATACCACTTTCTGGTCATCAGTTTCCTTGTTCTGACCGGGACACTGCGTGCTGCCGAAATCGACTATCTCAAGCAGGTGAAACCACTGCTGACACGGTGTTATGCCTGCCACGGCGCGTTGAAGCAGAACGGTAAGTTACGACTGGATACCGCCGACCTGGCCATCAAAGGGTACCTCCGGCCCAGCGGTGGTGCCTGGAAAACCTGCTGA